Part of the Trichoderma asperellum chromosome 1, complete sequence genome is shown below.
TGGGAATAACAAAATCGAATACGATTGCCGCCGTTTCCCCATCCAAGCGGATGTTGGATAAGCCATTCATGTCATTAACCGCGGCCAGCCGCCTCAAGACAACTGCTAAACAAAATATCAAGGGCGAAAGTGGTAGCCTCGGTTCCAGCTCTGGCCAACGACGAACTCTACGCCGCCATTCGAACTTCCTAATGTCGCTTCCTAGTGGTCCGGATGTCAGCGATTTCGTAGTGCCCTGCGACCCCGCCGCCGAATATGTCGTTGTCGTGTCCATGTACGAAGTTCACAACGATCGAATCTACGACCTCCTCACCCCCGCGAGCAAATCACCGTCCACCAAGGAGCTCCGTCGCCGACCCCTTCTATTCAAGCCCACGGAGCATTCCCCTGACCGTAAAGTGGTCGCCGGCCTTCGGAAAGTAGTCTGTACCGACGTCAGAGAAGCCATCTTGGTCCTTGAGACTGGCCTGCAGGAAAGGCGAGTGGCCAGTACAGGGAGCAATAGTGTCTCCAGCAGGAGCCAcggcttcttttgcttcgaAGTCAAGAAGAGATCCTTTGGATGGAGGAACAACTCTTGGAGCGGAAGCAAGCTTACAATTGTCGATCTTGCGGGGAGTGAGAGGGCAAGGGACGCAAAGACCCAGGGCGCGACCCTGGCAGAGGCGGGGAAGATCAATGAGAGTCTCATGTATCTGGGACAATGTCTCCAGGCCCAAAGCGAAGCCAATGGGTCTAGTAAAGTGAGTTTTTCTCCTCatccaatctctctctctttctgatCACGACCTATCTAACAATTCTAGCAGCCCAATCTCATACCCTACAGACAGTGCAGACTTACGGAAATCCTCTTTTCTAACTCCTTCCCTTCGGCGCCAACGAATTACAGCCACCTTCCTAGCCGAAACCCTCAAAGAGGTGTCATGATTGTCACAGCAGACCCGCTGGGCGATTTCAACGCAACTTCCCAGATCCTTCGGTACAGCGCTCTCGCCCGGGAGGTGACTGTTCCCCGTGCTCCATCATTCAGTGCTGGCATGCTGTCGCCAGGAGGTAACGGGCATGCCGCGCCGAGGTCGTTTGGTAATAACGGCTTTGGCTCGGTGAGAAGCCATTTTTCACCTGTCACTGCCACCGATGAAAGAGTTACGATGGAAATCGCCGCGCTGGAAATTGCCAGGATGAGTGACGAGATCGAGCAGCTGCGCGGCGAAATTGAGGTGCAGAGCGAGGCTCGTATTGCGGCCGAGGCTCACCTCCTTAGTGCGGAGGATCGAATGATTGACATTGAAGCCGCCGTCCGAGAAGAATGCGCACTTGAATTTGAGCAGCGCCTTGCGGTCGAACTCGCTCGATTCAAAGCATCGATGCAAATCGAAAAGGAGCGACATGAAGAGCACTGGGACCGCAAAGTCGACATCTTGGAGCGCAGTCTGGATAGTGGCACTTTTGATGAGGATTTCGACAAGGAGAATGTTTTGGTGGAGAATCTGACGCAAGAAGTCGAGCGTCTGCGGCGCGAAAACACGATCCTCAAGAGGGAGCTCTCGAGCCGCAGCCCAAGTAAGCGGAAACCTCTGGAAGAGCGCGAAGACTTTTCCATGACCGGCGATTCTACGCCCAAGTTGAAGTCTGATAGTGTGTCAAGCCTCAACCGTAAGCTGGAGCGCCTCAAGGTCGGCGATGGTCCTCGGCTTCATGCCAATCCTGGTAGTCCCAAGAAGGTGCGCAGACTGGTTGCAAGGCGCTGGGAAGATTCAGATGGCCATTAAAGCCAGtggagcttcttcttgtataaCTCTTCTTCCTGGATATTTTTGGACTGCTACTTGGTGATAATTTAAAATGACGATACCACGGCCTCCAcgcaagagaaaaagaaaggcagtgTGGTGTTTGGAGAAAGGGATGGATACCCATGGTTTAACGACTTTTAGAGATGTGGGATTGCTGGTTTTTGGGTGTTTGTTTgtctttttgtcttgttttttctttcttaattCAAGTGTATATTGGGTAAATAGCATAGTCATACTATTTTGGTTAAAATACGGCAGACAGGATATAACAGTATTATAAATCGGTATGTCTATTATATtcatctataggtataattGAGAGGTTTGGGTATGTGACTAAACGGGTATCTTCAACACAACAAGGCCAACCAACGTCGCGTCCTCGATATATACTCTCTACTCTTCGATCTAATACTACTTCCTCGCATTACCTCGTTTCCAACATTACTAACATTACCGCCTTCATACCCCTCTATTTTTGGACAATCTTATGCTTGTGAGCCACTGGGAGCGTCATGCTCTACAATGTCGCCACTGCGCATGGGCTCcttgccttttcctttgctcTGAGTGGTAGCCTCATTTTCAGGTTCAGCCTCTGTCTCAGTAGGGGCTGCTACATTCCTAGCCTGAGTCTCAGCCGGAGCTTGCTGGATTGGCTGCCAGCCTTGCATCATGGCCTGCAGGCCCTGGGGCTGCGCGATGACATAGATGGGCcgcgaagcagcagcattgaccTTGGAGGTATCGACACAGGCACCGACAAACAGGATGAAGTGAATCACGGCAATGATATAGGTGATGATAGCGGCAGCGTACGCAACGCTCCTCTCATGGCGGAACTGGTGCCTGGCAGCGATAACATCGGGGTCGTTGGAGTTGTCAGTGCACGAATAGACGTAGTCGTCGAGGGTGGAGTTGTATCGGTACGAGCACGagtcgccgtcgtcgccgtcgtaGTTGTCGTTCCACGAGCTTTGGAACCAGGGGCCGAAGAGGGAGGTCAGGATGACGgcgacgaggaagatgatgagggaGAGGGCGACGTGGGCGCCGGGGTGGATGCCGCCTTTGAATTTGCGGACGGCGCGGGTGATGAGCTCGGCGCCGCTCCAGAGGGCGGCGATGATGCACTTTGTTTTTAATGTTAGTTGTCATTGACATTCACACTGGATAAGAAAAGGAATAGAGTGAAGGAGACTTAcgggaggagctgctgcgatGACGACGGTGTCGATAAAGTAGACGTAGTTGAGGGTGCTGAAGCCGAGGCCGATGCCCACCACGGCGAGAACGAAGGACAGCGACTGAAGTCCCAGCTTGATGAACTCCCAGACCTTGTTCTGCGGGGGCCTGGGCGGCTCAAAGGCCTGCTGGGCCGGGAAGGGAGCGTAAGTCATTGGAGCCGGTGCGGGATAGGGATACGGCTGGTATCCTGCCGGGAGACTCATTTGCGCTGGCGGAGGCGCTGCGATTGCTGGCGCCGGGGCGGTTTGCGGTGTGATTTGCTCCATTTGGGGGGGTTGctgggaggaggaagaggccatGGCGGTGAAGTTGGGAGGAGAAGCGATTTGTGTTGTATGTAGTTTTTGGATATTAAAGCGTTTTGGGGTTTAGAAGTTGGTGATATTAGATGAgatagtaggtaggtagtttCCCCTGGTTTGAAGAGCGAGAGACGAGGATTTGAAAACGAGTGAATGGCGTCGAAATAGAGAGAGATTTGCGACAGGGTATATAGCGACAACCGATTTAAATGATCATGCTTCAACgcgaaaaaaacaaaaagagagagagaaagagaggcgaTTGGCCAGAGAGCAAAACCAAGTGCCgatagaaagaagaagaaaaacgaagcagcagcaaaagccagCGCAGAACCCCGTTGTCTCTTTCAAGCGTCTCGTGCCGAACTTttggccaagaaaaaaagcgctAACtagacaaagagagagtcAGCCCTTCTCAGCAACACCTCGCTAATATAAATACACGTAGTAGcggctttctttcttcgaaACTAGGAGAACTGCGAGCCGGGATCCCCTGTCTGTGCTGACTGAATGCCGTGATTGGTGCATTCTGCGCTTCGTGTACGCCCATTGGCTGGGGGCTGGTTATAGCCAGAATCAGAAGAGGAACCACGCGGATTCGGCTATTGCCCGATTTGGCAAGGGGCCAGGGGGTAGCTTAATTGCTGGATGCCTTTTTTAGAGGGGGCTTGCAGGGATTGTGATTTATGGGTGGGTTTGGTTGACAGTCATGCAGATGGGGAAATAGGCAGCAGGGGCCCGTGCGaggatggaaaaaaaaaacaaggcagaGAAGTGCGGTGATTGAGTCGAACGATCGGTTGTGAAAACAGTTAGTTGGCGTGCCAAGGTTATTGgtttcagctcagctcaggaTGAAATAGCTAGCAGTAGACTGGACACGAAATGACACGGAACACAGTGCCTTGTAAGCAGAATCACAACGGAATTGCTTTGGAGCGAGCGGCGTGGTGAAACAAGGTTAAGGTTAAGATGCTGGGACCATCGCAAGCCTGGTTGTCAGTTGAAGCTGTCATATTCCCTGTAGTTGACACTTGACAGGAGTTTCCAGAGTATAAGTGTGTCCCAAATATGAAACTAAAATGACATAAAGCGTCTGCATATCGCCAAAcatgggagaagaagctagTAACACTACAGCTGCTGCGGGAAAATTTTGCAGTTTCAGGCTTCGCCATAGCCTGTCTAAAAGTATTATCATTATAGAGGAATACGTTATCTAAATACGGCCAGTCAACGCCGAAGCTCTTCATAGAATCATATTTTCGttgtataaataaaaaaaaattccgtATAACTAGTCCATTACCAATATCTCACCACCCCCTCTTCTCGCTCATAAAGACAAATCTCGGCCATTTCCTTTTTCAAGCCGGAGCGTAGTATTCCCTAACCACAGGCTCCTTGGCCGCGGCCGCAGGGGGCTGCATCTGCACAGACTCGGCAGACGCACCGTTCTGCGGCATCGGCTGCCACCCTTGGCTGGCGGCAGGCCAGTTCTGCGGCTGGGCAATGACCATGATGGGGCGCTTGGCGGCCGTGTTGCGCCTGTGCGTGCGGATACAGGCGTCGATGAAGAGGCCAAAGTTGATTGCGAAGATCATGCAGGTGATGACGGCGGAGCCGACAATCTTGCCCCTGGGGGCAGGATCCTGGGGCGCGCAGTTGTTGTACGTGATGGTGTTGCCCTGGCTGTCGGTGGTGAACTGGcagccgtcgtcgtcctcgtaGCCGTTGTACAGGGCGACGTATGTGCAGAGCATGCCGCCGGTGACGCTGGCAATCATCCAGATGATGAGGCACACGCCGACGTGGGCTCCGGGGTGGATGCCCGTCTTGAACTTTCGGACTGCTCTGGTGATGACCTCGGCCAGACTCCATATCGTGGCGAGCGCGGCCTATATGGTCAGCTTGTTCTGCAACTAGAGTTCATAAGAAGAAACATACAGCAGGCAAGGCAGCAATAGCAACACTAATGTCACTGCCGCTAAGGGATGATAAAGAGAGACCCAAGCCAATGATACCCAAAAGAAGGGCAGTTGCAAAGAATCCCAGCCTGGTGAACTCTGCGCGTTTGCTCGTCTCAATCGGAGGGGGTGCAATGGTTTGCTGCTGGCCTGGATATGGCTGGTAATACGGCTGGAATCCCGCCTCAATCATTTCCTGGGGAAGCGAGTTGTTCTGGGCCATTTGGGGAGTCTGTTGAGAAGCCATGGTGAAGATGGTCGTTTGTCTGTTTGGCGATGAAATAAGATGAACCGgcaaatgttttttttttcttttgtttgtgATTTTCTTAGAAAGGGCTGTCTATTCAACAACACTAATACCCTCAAATCGCAATAGTTGATGAAGAAATTAAGCGCGCAAAACGAATGTTTGTAAAATAACGACTGGCTGTGACCGAAACGGCacacaaaggaaaaaacGAGTGTATATAACACAGCCGGGGGGCTGCAAGATTTGCGCTGCTTCAAAAACGAACGACGTAGCGAATGACTTGAAAGTGAAAGAAAATTCCTCCAGATTCTCAGGTGAGGGCTGGCCGCCGGGCTAATAAATAGCACAGACGCTGGTTGTTTGCCGCATGCAAGAATCGCGGCAGGGGAAATTAGCCAAGGCGCCCATGTGTAACATTCCGCTGGTGCTAACGACAATAGTGGCGACGAGGATCCACATCCATGATCCAAGTTGCTCGTGTGCGGCCAGACTCTGCCGGAGCTTACCGCTGTGCTGGTTGGGAAAATGGAGTCGTTGCCTGGAAGTTATGGGGGGaaaggataaaaagaaaaaaaaatatggcTGGGCGGCATCATCAGGCTGTCAAAGCTGAAAGGCAAAGCAAATCTCTTCACTCTTTTGCCGCGACTGTGGCCCTCGGCGCGGCTATGGCCGAACCGCGAGATTCCCAAGCGGGTGGGCTCAAGGCACAGCCTCTCAGTCTAGGCTTTTAGTCTTATTTCCCTGCCGCTTTTATCCCCGGAACGCAACTAAGAATAGCAAGTCTGTTGCCGTCGCAAAGCAGATACGTGTATCTCGAAGATGGTCATCCAGATTAGCCTATCGGCTCTGAGTTTCTTTTAAACTCGCATATATACTCTATTGTGCCGTGTTGTACCACTATAAGACACATTATGCCCAACATTGCTGTTTTCAGTCATGGACATGAGAGTTAACTAATCAAGGTAGCTGGTTAACCAAGACATTGAGGGTCCAAAATCCTCTAGCTGCAGTGCTGTAGTTCAGAGGAGAGTTTGATATTCTTTCCAGAGACGCAAGAAACTACCTACTAGTTGGTATATATACAGATAAAATACAGCTTGATTTCCAATCATTTTGCTTCTTCATAAAGACAACGCGGGACTTACTTCCGGCGACATGGCTTTGTTCCCGATCTAAGATTGCCTTGCATCACAATTTTGCATCTCCTATCGTAACAATACTGCTGAGAGGTGGTCCGGTATAATTTAAACCTATCACCGGTCTAGGAAAAAACTGAGATCAGGATTTGACAGAGTTTGTTGTCGAATGTCGGATAGTTCACCGCGGAATACCCGATGTATCCATTAGGACTGTGTCTCTCATGTAAATGGTAGCACTATATTTTATCGCCCCTTCTTgatctttcttttgctcctAAATACGTTATAGGCTAGCGTTCAGTATCCTCGTGTGATATGCATTCCCTATTTACCAATCTTGAATGGAAACTCGAATAATATCACTGCCCACAGTATTTTTTaagtcttcttctccttatGGCTACACCAGGGATTTGCTTTGGTACAATATAACTCTCACCTCTGCTGAGCGTAACCATGGATGGCAAGGTCTTCTATGGCGTGGTGCAACTTGAAATCCTAACAGCTGGCCATCTGAGACACGGGTTCATCCCGACTATAATGTAAGGGAGAGGCAGATGCCCGAAACCCAGCATtacagctgctgccaccagaAAGACGTAACCTTTACCAATCTCCCGACACACGCAGACCTTGGATCAGAGAGATTGATTGCTTCGACATGACTACCGACACGAGATGGAAGGGGCTTGCGCGCGCCAAACAGCAGGCTATCCTCGACGCAATCCCAGCCAAATGGAGAATTCAAGAACCCATACCGCCTGCTGCCGATCTGCGAGACTGTACAGGAACCTACATCCAGCAGTACTTGACTCCGCGGGAAATCGAGATGACTGAGTCGGATGCTGTGTCCATCACGCAGCATACCACTGTGGGCTTATGGAGCGCAGTAGACGTGACCGAGGCTTTCTGTCACAGAGCCGCGATTGCCCACCAGCTAGTACGTGTATTTCTTGCATCATATTGTCACAGGATAACGACCTAATACTCATACAGGTAAACTGCCTCCATGAGATATTCTTTGACGAGGCTATTGCCGCAGCGGGCGTGCTTGACCAGCATTTTGCGCAGCACCAGAAGCCTGTCGGTCCCTTGCATGGACTCCCGGTGAGTCTGAAGGACCAGTTCCACGTCAGAGGAGTCGAAACGACAATGGGCTATGTCGGATGGATCGACACTTTCGAGGGCGTCAAAGGCGATGCGCGTGCACGCACCTTTGAGAGCGAACTCGTCAAGGAGCTGCGCAATCTCGGGGCGGTACTCTTCTGCAAGACCAGCGTGCCTACGACGCTCATGGCCGGCGAAACCGCCAACAACATCATCGGCTACACGTGGAATCCCACAAACCGCCATCTATCCAGCGGGGGCAGCTCCGGCGGCGAAGGCGCGCTGATTGCGCTTCGAGGATCGCCTGCTGGCTTTGGCACAGATATCGGAGGCAGCATTCGTGTCCCGGCCGCTTTCAATGGCATCTTTGGTCTGCGGCCATCCTCGGGACGGCTGCCATATGAAGGTGTGGCAAACTCCATGGATGGCCAGAACATTATCCTGTCTGTTGTTGGGCCTATGGCCACGAGTGCTCGTTCTCTAAAGTTACTTACCAAGGCCGTTTTGACGCAAAGCCCGTGGAAGTACGATCCGCTGGTTCATGAGCTGCCATGGCGGAGCTCGGCCGAGAGGACTGTTCAGGAACTCATCGACGGAGACCCTTGTGCACTCACTTTTGGGGTTATGCATCATGATGATATTGTACTGCCCCAGCCGCCGGTTAGAAGGGCCATGCACTTAATTGAGCGTGTGCTAAGGCGACGAGGCCATCAGGTGAGCAAGGAAATATCCAAACCAAGCAACATTTAGATTTCTCTCAGTGAAGCCTTCGAGAAAGCTCATGAAGAATAGATTGTCAATTGGCGTCCGCCACCTCACGATATCTGCCTTGCTATTGCGGTTAGTTTGAGTGGCATCTTGCATTATTCATGCAGATACTGACTAATTTCACTTTTTCCAGAGACAAACTTTC
Proteins encoded:
- a CDS encoding uncharacterized protein (EggNog:ENOG41~TransMembrane:4 (i74-95o101-121i142-165o218-242i)) — its product is MASSSSQQPPQMEQITPQTAPAPAIAAPPPAQMSLPAGYQPYPYPAPAPMTYAPFPAQQAFEPPRPPQNKVWEFIKLGLQSLSFVLAVVGIGLGFSTLNYVYFIDTVVIAAAPPCIIAALWSGAELITRAVRKFKGGIHPGAHVALSLIIFLVAVILTSLFGPWFQSSWNDNYDGDDGDSCSYRYNSTLDDYVYSCTDNSNDPDVIAARHQFRHERSVAYAAAIITYIIAVIHFILFVGACVDTSKVNAAASRPIYVIAQPQGLQAMMQGWQPIQQAPAETQARNVAAPTETEAEPENEATTQSKGKGKEPMRSGDIVEHDAPSGSQA
- a CDS encoding uncharacterized protein (EggNog:ENOG41~TransMembrane:4 (i54-74o80-99i119-141o179-202i)), coding for MASQQTPQMAQNNSLPQEMIEAGFQPYYQPYPGQQQTIAPPPIETSKRAEFTRLGFFATALLLGIIGLGLSLSSLSGSDISVAIAALPAAALATIWSLAEVITRAVRKFKTGIHPGAHVGVCLIIWMIASVTGGMLCTYVALYNGYEDDDGCQFTTDSQGNTITYNNCAPQDPAPRGKIVGSAVITCMIFAINFGLFIDACIRTHRRNTAAKRPIMVIAQPQNWPAASQGWQPMPQNGASAESVQMQPPAAAAKEPVVREYYAPA